CAGTATTCCCACTCGTAACATAGGGACACTGATTCCCGTCCTACCAACGACACAAGGGCGTGGGAAGACACACCTAGGACAAGAACCACCTGGGTAAGCGACCCCTTGGGAAAGTTACCCACTCGCCAGCATCGGAATAGCCGTGGAGCGGTGCGCAGGGAAACCTCTGATTTAATTTCTATCACTCCCCGCAGCTCACTTTCCCCTTACTGCCCAGTTCACAGCGTGAGCAGTCTCGGGGCTCCAGGAGTGAATGCCGGGAAGGGGGTGCGCGTGGGAGGCCGAGGGGGTGCAGGGCAGCGCAGAGAGGCCGAGACCGTCAGACTGTGGGGAGCCGACTCCGGCTCTCGGGCGGGCGCCCCGCGCTCCCCGACCTCCAAGGGACAGTGGGGGCGCTGGGATGCCTACCTTGCCGTACTTCTTCAGCTTCTGCCGGTACCTCTTCTTGGGCTTCTCGCACGACGCCGGCTCCTCCAGCGGCTCGTAGCGCTCGGGGAGGACCGCGAGGTGCACCCTCCGCGCGCCGCGGCTCCCCGGGCGCTGCGCGCTCGCCCCGCTCTCCGCCGCCTCGGCCCCGCTCTCCAGATGCTCCAGGATAGCAGCCGCCTCCTCGTCCCCCTCCGTCCGCCCTCGCCCCCGGACGAGGGGCCTGCAGCGCGGGAGACTGCTCGCCGCCTTGCTTCGAAGCCTGGCTCCCACCGTCATGGTGCCGCGGGCCCTCCGGCTGAGGTCGGTGCACGAAGACACCAACCTTTGCGCCCAGCCTGCGCCTCCACCCCCGCCGCCCGCCCTTGCCCAGCCCGGCCCAGCCCGGCCCAGCCCggacggggcggggggcggtggtggtggggggaggtggatGGGAAACTTGGGATGGCAGCGCCCCCTGGCTCTAGGGCCCGGGATGGCGGCGGCTCCACCCAGCCCTGGCTTTCTGGCGGTCGGGCCCAGCCGCCAGCATCCCATCCTCCGGCCAAAGGGGTGAGGGTTGCTCCAAAGCTCAATGCACAATGAACACGCAAAGCACGTTCAACCACACTTGCAACGAAATAAGTGAACCCCAAATAGTGAGACTTCCTTTGCACACGTGCAAGCTGGCAGAGATGatgagagatgatgatgatggtgatgaaaaaGATGACAGTAATAAAGATTAtactcagacttccctggtggcgcagtggttaagaacccgcctgcccggtgcaggggacacgggtttgagccctggtccaggaagatcccacatgccgcggagcaactaagcccgtgcgccacagcttctgagcctgtgctctagagcccgcgagccacaactactgcgcccgggagccacaactacaaagcctgcgtgcctagagcccgtgctccacaacaagagaagccactgcaatgagaagccagcgcaccgcaagaAAGAGCAGCCCCGACTcctctcaactagagaaagccctcgcccagcaacaaagacccaacgcagccaaaaataaataaactaattttttaaaaaaagattatactcAATGCTGGTGAGGGTATGGTGAGAGGATGGTTATAATACAATATTCATGGGTCGCAAACTGGAGACAGGCTTTTGGAAAGgcaatcagcaaatatttatcaagagtTCTGAAAAACGGCCATACCTTTCTAGGTGCCTATGTTAAGGAAACATTCAGAAACACAGAGCAGTGTGTCCACGGTGCTAATCACAGTCTGACTTCAGGGAAAAGGTGAAGGAAACCAAAGGGGATGGGCAGGTGAAATTCTGGTGCAAGCATATGATATCATATGAAGTAATCATTAAAATCACGATTTTCAAGAATAtcactctgggggaaaaaaagagaatatcacTCTGGTAGATATGCATTCTCAGGTCACTGTGAATCTCAATCTGTTTGGGATGCCTTACTTTCTTATGTGGGTAAGTATCTTTTAATTCTTGGAAATGTAGAGTTAAGTATAAAATAATGTGTTattatttcattgatattttaataCTATTAAAATGTGTGATATGTTTAAGAATGATTTGGTTATACTGCTCTAAGTACATAAAATAGTCATAATTTAACATATTAGAATATCAAAAATTACTGGTAATTTCAACGTAAAATGTAAAATCAGGTAGTTTATTTAGACTTATAAGTTTAACttgaaaggaatacaaaaataagttaatttaatgtatttataagAATTACATAGTCCTGTACATAGTTGAAGTACTTGAAAAGAAAGTCACGTGTATTAAGTTTATAAAagtcacttaaaatgtttaagataATTAAATTAAGTGAATGATAAAACCCCTTACAGTGACTGTTAAATTCTATTAGGtttgtaagtgaaataaaacaacacTGAATTTAAAAGGTTATGGGAAGCTTGACCTGTGGATTTGTAACTTTACTAAAATAACTATTAACTTATAAACAAAAACAGACCCTAACCGTCCTTTTTCTATGTGCAAAACTGACTTCTGAGAACCCCCCAGACTACATAATAAATGGAGACATAGGTGGATTGTCCATGGGATGGAAAGTGTGTTTTGTCCGtacaaaatacatttcaaatatcACAACAACATTTAGCTTGCCTGATAAAAAGCAAAACACTAGAGCAACTGAAAACTGATCCCTGGATTGTCTCTATAGTCAGTGAGCAAGCAGGACTCAAGGAGATGTAATCAGAACCCACCTTTACGTTGTTCACCATTGTCTCTTTAGAAGTTATTCAGTGTGAAGGGTGCTTCCCTTGCTTCTGTACGACTACTTAGGCAGTCCTATAATTTTTCTGACCTCACTGTGGTAATCAAAAATCCCAAAgttgcaaatatgttctcagtttatataattttaaatcttaaaatgtcCAATTCCATGTAATACTCAGAGACTTGAACTTGATTTTAAGTtaatcctctctcctccctcggAAAAATCCAGCACCTGCAGGGCTGTGCTTACTAGCAAAAGGAGCAAAAACAACCAAAGCATGGCTTTCACCCCAGTCTGCTTTTCAAAGCAGGGAGCGCACCTGATTATAAGCTGACTTGTTAAATTCCCTCCAGGACCCAAAGGACTCTGGGGCGTGCTCACCTCCTAGCCTCTGCTCACAGGAAAGAGAATGGAAAGGGCTGAGTGCCAATCCATAGGAATCTTTCCTTCCTGGTAAGAATTAGGAGCCTGACCTTCAAAGGAGCAAAAACATTGGAGGGCTAAGATTCATGAAAATACATCATCAGTtagtgagtaaaaaaaaaaatatttagacacCTCAGAGTCTTAAAAATAATTGCTTATTTGGAATAACTTGCATAAGACAGTTACAGATATTTAATTGAAAACAAAGTTTCCATCTGTAGACATATAAAGGTTTTATGTTTTAATCTTCTGTTTTGGAATAAATGTGtgaatttggaaagaaagaaaaaaaaaggaaagggagagatcTTTATGGACCTGAAGTTTTATGAATTAAAGTTGTTTAAAGCTATTAGTTTATTTGTGTAGGCTTAGACTCCAGAAGAAACATATCTCTGGAGCTGAAAAGAGCTGGTTATAAACAATGCAACAGATATAACAGGTTTAATTTTCCAAAGACTGCAACATAAAGTGAGAGGGGGAGCAGTTTTGAATCCTAGCTAAGTCTCAGTCTTGGGGCAGCCCCCAAAAGGGAGGGTGGTCTACTCCTGCCTTttctcatgttaaaaaaaaatttttttaaagattattttaaatttggagCCTTCTACATTAACTATCATTTAGTTCAAAAGGTGGTAAAAACAGATGGCATAATAGGAAGAGGAAATTTAACATTtgcatttaagtttttaagtattttctttccttttttttgttttgtggctgcgttgggtcttcgttgctgcacgcggtctttctctagtcgcggtgagcgggggctactcttcgttgcggtgcacaagcttctcgttgtggtggcttctcttgtggaccacgggctctaggcgcgcaggcttcagtagttgtggcacacgggctcagtagtagcggcgcacgggcttacttgctccatggcatgtgggatcttcctggaccagggattgaacccatgtcccctgcattggcaggtggattcttaaccactgcgccaccagggaaatccagtattttctttaaaaatatatctgtggTTGATCTGTGGTAATCCCATTCATGCAGATCCCAGTGAATGCAAAGTTGGGAATGTCAGGCATagcacatttttatttcacttaaggGGTTGGATTTCTGCACCAAAGATAAAGATCAGAGATTTGAGGTAAATACAATGTAAGCCTGGGACTGCAGTTAAAGGATGTTACAACTAAAATTTACTACAATTGTAAAAACTAGGGTCTTCCATAAATTGCTTCTCTTTGAAatctgaagaatttttttaaaattttgttttctttttcccagagAGAGCAAGCTTTTTCCTGTCTTGTGATTACTGTGAGGGGCTGACCATTTGGAGCTCATCCAGAGTCATCTgagcccaggctgggctgggccacAGCTCAAATTAGACCCAGCTCACCTCTGATAAACCCAAGCCTCAAACTTCTGGGCCACCACAGTCAAGAGGCCAAAGCGGTTGATCTTATCAGCACTGGGGCTGGAAGGGGATTGGAGCATAGTGTCAGCATTTGTTCACCCTGGCTTCAACTCCAGCAGGGCCCTGGCATCAACCACGGTGGGTAAGTTCGAGAAAGCCCACGTGCTTCCCAGAGCTGCCCCTCTGCGGCTTTCTCAGCACAATTCCAGGGATAAGAGGGCCATCGCGTGGCCAAgtgatttgtttactttttatctgGGGCTCGTCCAGATTCCAGTCTAGCTTGCCAGCCCACATGTAACTAAAAACTTGGCTCTTTCCCCCTCACCTGTAGGCGTCGCCTCTCAGTACCGGGCAAGCCCCTTCCTCGGGTCCCCGCACCCAGCTCAGCGACTTGCCCGGGAGTGAAGGCTGCACGCCCACTGCCCATCCGTGAGAGGATTGTCTCTCTCTGGAATTCCATTCACCAAGGCGTCCTTGCATCCCCCACTGGTGCATCATTCTGCATCAGAAGTCTTCTGTGGATGAAGCTTTAAAGTGTAACGTATAACATTCAAAATCATCCTTCAACACTATAATGGAATTGTATCTTATTTGGTTGGATTTATTCAAAAGCCACTGAAGATTTGGAAAACCACTGAGCTATTTGCGCTGAATATtgataatagaaaaatgtatGTGTAGAGAAAAAAGGTCAGAATTATGACCTTAtgagttaaaagaaaacaaacatttctaaCAAAACCTGAAAAACCTGCTTTGATATGTATTCTCCTTTGCCAACAGTGCATCActcaattatatatgtatatatttatatatattcgaataaaataaataataaaaatatcatgtATTTCCTGGAGGTGGGTTAAGATATTTTAATAACTGGTTCTGTATTTAGAAAACAGTAACATGGAAAACCATCTTGGCTTATATGTAGTAAAACCAAGTAAATATTTAGTTTGATACAACAATACTTAGCACAAATAATGTATTGATTAGAAGGGAATGCTATCacatatgaaagagaaaagaaaaacttgaagcTGGCAGAGGGTGAGGTGGGGGAAGAAGATCATTAAAAAGTTCTGATATTAGGATAGAATTTAGTACAGTGAAAATTTAACTGGAGACAGGAAACTGTAGCTTCCAAATGTATTAAGACAAATTGAATAGGATGGGTTTGTCAGAATGGGTTTGTCTGGGTTTGTCCAGAATGCACATATATAAATCTCATACATATAGCTCTGCACAGAGTCATTGTAAGTGAGGCAGACAGCGACTAAATGAAATTCCTGTTCAATACGCAGAAGATTGAACTGTTGaggtatttctatttattttcatgatGCGAAGTAATAAAACTGACTTACCCTTTTGCCAGTGGCTGAATATAGCCCAaagtaaaaagcagaaactaaaatatTAGGAACTCAGAACTGTCAAATGTTGACCCCTTCAACTGAAAATGAATGGAACCATTTGGACAGAACTTTGCTAACCCACAGAATGAGGGATTATTTCAGAGTTCTCTAGACCAAAGTAATTTTATTCTCTATCTTTTGGTGCACTCTAAGGACAAAAGTAAGTACAAAgacaaatttgaatttcatttagcAGTTTAATAGTTACTGTTAATACTGGTATCACTATTttgcatcatttttcttttattggcaAGTAAACTAAATCAGCAATTCTGTTTGCTTTGTTATAAATCAAGAGCTTCAGAGTGACAATTCTATatatcatttatgataaaagaagGCATAATTATAGTTTGGATATAAAGTTAAGAATTTAAATATTACAGTTGTGAAGTAATGTTAGGACTAAATGGAAAATGGCTATGAACTTATCACATATGAGTGTGTacatatagatagatggatagatagagaggtatttttttccatctctgtctACTGAAGTGGCCTACAGCTCACATCATTCTAGTAGCACAAAGTCAGGTAAGCACCTCTAGTGCTCAGAGTTTGGTTTCTAATATCAATTTCCATGGAAAGGAAATGCGGCTTAGGAAAAATTGGCCGAATGCATGTCTGGGATAGAGAAGGTGTAAGATGGGCTTGGGATATCTTGTTACTAGAAAGCAAAGACAAGTAAATATTGTGCATTTTAGGCTACCTGGGCCAGTTAAAGGACTGCTTTAGCTAACATAACATTTtggtcaaacacacacacacacacacacacacacacacacacacacacacaactaatgACCACGAGTAATTGAAACAAATTGAGTCAATGAAAAGCCATTGGCTCATCACAGTATTCTAAGAGAAAAAATGTGTACAGTATGAAAAGAATGTGGTTATAAAAGACtatggggttttttaaaaatgttattttaatatctCTAGGTTTTTGACCCTATTAGAGTCCCACAGTATGAAAAGAATGCAGAATTCCATCAAGTTCCAGAAAATTTATAAAACCATTACATTTTGATATGAGGGATCCAATGGAATGAAGTTGAGAGTGCCTTTGTAGACAGATGGAAGGACATTTTAAACAACctgagtggggcttccctggtggcgcagtggttgagaatctgcctgctaatgcaggagacacgggttcgagccctggtctgggaagatcccacatgccacggagcagctgggcccgtgagccacagctgctgagcctgcgtgtctggagcctgtgccccgcaacgggaggggccgcgatagtgaaaggcccgcgcaccgcgatgaagagcggtccccgcaccgcgatgaagagtggcccccacttgccgcaactagagaaagccctcgcacgaaccgaagacccagcacagccaaaaaataaataaataaataaataaataaataaaataaattaaacaaccTGAGTGAATCAAAAACGTGAAAAATTCAACTGAAGCAGCAAAGAATGTTAGCCTCAAATCCATGAGTAGGCAGAAGAAATAAACGTTCTCTTAGATAAATCTAGAGAATGTGGGCCACAAGGCCACGCACTTTTCAGGGGCAACGGGGTGTCTGTTGTATAGACAGGTCTGTAGTGTTCCAACCATTGTGGGTAGTAGGACACAAGCACTGCATCCCGGACAGGGGTTTTCTCTGACCTCTAGTGGTTGCCTCTGGTAATAACTGGAACTAACAACAATTTCAAcatgtcaaaaattttaaaagaaatggtatGGCATTTCTGTGCTTTGGGCTGGGATTATATCCATTCAATATGGTGGCAGGGGTTATCTCACCCTGACCCAAATCTTTGATTGACAAATGCATTATTACTCGAATGCAGCTCAAAAGATCAAACTTTTCTGAACATGGTTCCACGAAGAGAAATATAAAAGGGGATGTTGGTGAGGATGCTGGAAAGCACCGGCAGCACAGAGACCAGAGTGTAAACCCTTCCTGGGCCAGACTTTGGACCAAATCATTATGACATCTTTgaattctgtttcctcatcataGAAATGAGGGTGTGAATGAAATGATTTCTCCGGTCACATCTGTCCATGATATTCTGGGAATACAACATGCACAAGAGTTTAAAAATCTGAACCAATTTCTCAGTctggattcatttctttttttataactgtaagaaaataaacatttgttaaatgtctGGATTGGAGAAGACTTTTTATGGTTaagagtgatgaaagaaattataaaggaaaGACCAGTAATTCAGAAGACAGcattaagagaaataaaggaCAAACAACAAGCTGAGAAATACTggcaacaaataagaaaaataataacagcaaactTCTTTTGTGTCTAAAATTTATTAGGGTCTTACAAAGAGCCAGGCATATTCTAAGAGCTCTACATGGTTTCATTTCATGGGTTCATTTCTTTCCATAGTTAATAAAATCCCTTTAACAAACAGGATCACACTTTTAAAAGAAGCAGGTTAAAGAAAGCATTAATTTACAGCTCAAGTTTTAGATCCCATTTTGTACTTGACATCTGAAGCAAAAGTGCTTGGATTATTTCACCCTGTCCAGCCCCTTCACAAgtagctaagaaaaaaaatatgtctgTTGTATATCTATTTGGaggtcatttaattttcaaataataataatagtaagaatCCATTTTTCATTTGCTGGAGAGAACAGCTGAAAAAAAGCTGCAGGAAAAGTGAAAAGGGGGACTGTCTTTttagagagagaacagagacCATTTTGATGCTAGTGAAATTGAAATGTCACTGGGGAAGAATCTCCAGCATCATGTTTTCTAGTACTTTCCAGGTATTCTTTCCCCCAAATCAGTCCACTCTAAAGGGAGGACAAAAGGCAATTTTAAGACACAAAGTTACCTGAAAGTATACAAATTTGAAATCACCTATCTTGAAAGGAAAACATTGCAAGAGGCCTGCTAAATGAAGCCAAGCTGATtttagaaaacaataataattaagAATATGTGTATACCTACAGTGAGGGCATGACTCTTATGAGCTAGGGTTATTTCTGCCctctgttgttgttgctgttcttttttaaaattgtggtaagatATGCATATACAATTGACCATCTTAATCATTTATAAGTGTAGAGTTCAGTGTTGttgagtacattcacattgttgtgcaaccattctCCAGAATTATTTccatcttacaaaactgaaactttaaacccattaaacaacaactctccatttcctcttcccccagcccctgaaaataacaattttactttctgtccctatgaaatTAACTATGAGCTAcatcacataagtggaatcatacaatatttgtctttgtgtgactggcttatttcactttagagcatactgcttatgttttcttctgggagttttatggtttcaggtcttacatttaagtctttaatcaattttgagtttatttttgtatatggtgtaagaaaagtaatccagtttgattattttgcatgtagctgtacagttctCCCAAAACCatttatggaagaggctgtcttttccccattttatgcCTCCTTAGTCATAGATTGACCATATacgtgtgagtttatttctgggctttttattctgttccatggatctatgtgtttgtttttgtgccaataccttactgttttgattactgcagatTTGtaatttgattactgtagtttgaaatcagggaggaTGTAAACTAAACAGGGTGTATAGTTTGATACAgccagttttgttctttctcaagattgttttggctatttggggtcttttgtgttcccatgaaaattttggaattattttttctagttctgtgaaagatgccattggtattttgataaggattgcactgaatctgtagattgccttggagaGTATGATCATTTTAGcaacattaattcttcctatCCATAAGCATGGTAcagttttccatttgtttgtgtggtcttcagtttctttctacAGGGTGTTATAGTTTTTGGTGTGCAGATCTTTACCTTCTTGCTTAGatttattcctcggtattttattcttttattgtgaataggaatgttttcttaattcctctttctgacaattcgttgttagtgtatagaaatgcaaaagatttctgtatgttaattttgtatcctgcaactttactgaattcatttaataGTTACAATAGtatttttggtggcatctttcgGATATTCTCTATATAGTATAATGCCATTGGCAAACAGTGAtacttttacttatttctttccaatttggattcctcttatttatttttcttgtctgattgctgtggctagaaattccatttctatgttgaataaaagtggtgagaaggggcttccttttcttgttcctgatcttagaggaaaaaaattcaggttttcactgttgaatatgatgctaaatgtgggcttatcatatatggcctttattgtgttgaggtaggttccctctatgcacactttctggagagtttttaccataaatggatgtttagttttgtcaaaagctctttctacatctattgagatgatcatatgagttttattcttcaatttgttaatatggtgtatcacattgatttgtggatatcaagccatccttgcatccttgggacaCAActcacttgaccatggtgtatgatccctttaatgtattcatgaattctgtttgctaatattttgtggaggatttttccatctatgttcatcagcgatatatGCCTGCAATTatctttttctgtggtgtttttgTCTGATACcttttttggtatcagggtgatgctggtctCATATAATGAGTTCTGAAAGCATTCCTTCTTCTTCGATAtgttggaatagtttgagaaggataggtgttaactcttcttgaaatgtttggtagaattcacctgtgaagccctctggttctgggcttttctttgttgggagttcttttttttaaaaatatta
Above is a window of Balaenoptera acutorostrata chromosome 1, mBalAcu1.1, whole genome shotgun sequence DNA encoding:
- the C1H1orf115 gene encoding required for drug-induced death protein 1; this encodes MTVGARLRSKAASSLPRCRPLVRGRGRTEGDEEAAAILEHLESGAEAAESGASAQRPGSRGARRVHLAVLPERYEPLEEPASCEKPKKRYRQKLKKYGKNVGKVITKGCRYIVVGLQGFAAAYSAPFGVATSVVSFVR